CTCGTGAACGTGTTCCCGGCACGGCGCACGCGCGACATTCTGAGCGTGATCGCCGTGCTCGCGGCCGGCGGCATCGTGGTGTTGTTCCGGCTCGTGCGGCCCGAGCGACTCGCGCGTCCAGAAGGATTCCGCTCGCTCGTTGACTTCATCAGTATCCTGCGCGGGCCCACCTCGCCGATGCTGCCGAGCGAGTGGGTGCAGCGCGCGGTGATGTCCTGGCTCGACGTGAAGACCGACTTGCTGCCGTACTACATGCTCTGGTCGACCGCGGCTGCTTCGTTCGTGCTCGGCGCGGCGCTGCATCGGTGGCTGTATGCGAAGGGCTTCAGCAAGGCGCAGGAAAGCGCGCAACGCTGGGCGCGCGGCGGTCCGCTCGGCCGCGTGGGGCGGACGCTGCTCAATCCAGTCGGCATCGTGCGCCGCGAGCTCGTGCTCAAGGAAATTCGCGTCTTCTTCCGCGACACGACGCAGTGGTCGCAGCTCATTCTGCTCGGCGTGCTGGTGCTGGTGTACGTGTTCAACATCAAGTTTCTGCCGCTGCGCGGCGAAGGGGTCACGTTCTTTCTTGTGAATGTCGTGCCCTTTTTGAATCTCGTACTCGCCGGTTTTGTGCTGGCGTCGATCGCGGCGAGGTTCATTTTTCCCGGCGTGAGTCTCGAGGGCCGCACGCTGTGGTTGCTTCGCTCCAGCCCCATGTCAGTTCGCTCATTGTTATGGGCGAAGTTCTGGGTGGGTACGCTACCGCTCCTGATTCTCGCCCTGGCGATCGTCGGCATCACCGACTATCTGCTGCAGGTGAGCGACTTCATGTTCGCGGTGTCGGTCTTCTCGATCACGTTCATGACGCTGGCGATCGCGGGCATGGCGCTCGGGTTCGGGACGATGTTCCCGCAGTTCGAGACCGAGAACGCCGCGCAGATCCCGACGTCGTTCGGCGGCCTGGTGTTCATGATGTCGTCGGTGGCGCTGATCGGCGCCGTGGTGATTCTCGAGGCCAAGCCGGTGTACGGGTATCTCTCGGCGCAGGCCTTTGGGTCGGATGCCGACCCGATCGAGATGATCATCGGCTTTGGGTTGGCGGCGCTGCTCTGCGCCGCCGTGACCCTCGTGCCGATCGAGGTGGCGCTCCGGCGGCTGGAGGCGGTCGAACGTTAAGGTTTGATGACGGCGAAACGCCGGTGTGACGCCGTTTTCGGAGCCAGGGTCTGTCTTCCCGGATTCCCACAGCGGGTTCGGGAGTCCGCTCGGTTGCGAGTATCGCGTCCTCGGTCGACCAGGACGCTTCGATAGAACCCCACCCCTCCGGAGGAAGTCTCACATGAAGCGTATCGCCCTGTTTGCGGCCGCCGCGATTGTTCTCGCCGGCGCCCAGCTCCACGCCCAGGACACCACCAAGAAGGCCGCGAAGAAGCCGGCCGCCACGTCGACCAAGTCGGCCGCGAAGACCGCTGACAAGGCCGCGAACAAGGCTTCGGCCGACGCGAAGACGGCGACGAAGGCCGCCACCGACGCGAAGAAGGAAGCCAAGGTCGCCTCCAACGCCGCCGACAAGGCTGCCGGCGCCACGGCCCCGAAGAAGGCCAGCCACAAGAAGAGCAGCAAGAAGGCCGCTCCGAAGGATTCGACCAAGAAGGGCAGCTAAGGCAGTCAAGGCTGCGACGCAGCCGGCCCCGGTCCTCCCTACGCCGCGAGCCGGTTCCCGCAGTTCACGCAGTACCGAGCATCCTGCTCGACGACAGGTGCGCCGCAATCGGCGCACCTGTCGTGTAAGTACCGGCCACAGTCCGAGCAGAAGAGCGCATCCGACTCGGGACGCGCGCCGTGCACCGGACAGGCGCCGTGCGACTCGCGATACGCCCGCACCGCCTCCTCGATCTCTTCGTCCGAGGGCGCGCCCGCTACCACCGGCTTGCGACGCATCGCCTCGATCGCCTCGCGCGTGTACCGGCTTTTGAGCTCCGCGTAGTCCGTGTCCGACAACTTGCCCGTCGCGCGATCGAACTCGATCTCGCGCAACGCGGCGACCGCGGAATCACCCTCGTTCAGTCGCGGCGTGAATCGCGTCGGCACCGGACGACGCGAGACACCGAAGAACACCGGAAAGAGCACGAACGCGAGCGCGCTGACGGCGAGCAGCGTGCCGAGAACGAGCGCGATCACGCGTCGTCGTCGCCGCGGACGGCGGCTTCGAGCCGCGCCAACTCGTCGGGCGTCGCGTCCACGTCGAGCGCCACCGGGCGCGACTGAGGCGCATGACTCGCCGCGCGCCGGCCCATGCGGCGCAGCAGCATCGCGAGGATGGAGCCGGCAACGATCACGCCAATCCCCGGCGTGATCCAGGCGAGCAAGTTGAAGCCGGATTTCTTCGGCGCCATCAACGCGCGCTGGCCGTACGTGTTCACGAACGCGTCGATGATCTCCTGCGCGCCGTAGCCCCCGCGCACGAGCTCCACGATGTCGGCGTGCATCGCCGGCGACACCTGGCACGTGAAGTCGGTCGTGCGGCAGGTGAAGACGTCGAGCGTGCAGCCGCACTGGCAATGAATGCGATGCTCGAGATCATCTCGTTCATCATCGCTGAGCACGGGCACCGCATTCGGCTTTGGCGGGAGACGCACCGACCGCGCGGCGTTCTGATCCATCGCGAACAGGTTGGTCGTGTCCTTCATGACCATCGTGTCGTGGATCATGCCGCGCTGCGCGGGCGTCTGCGCCGAGACGCCGGCGCCCGCGAAGAGCGCAGCTGCACTTCCCGCGACGCGCTCCAGGAATTGACGTCGCGTGGTCATGGGGTCATACGCCGACCGGCATTTCGCTTGCCGCGGTCACGGCGCCGTGAGCCGGCATGACCGCGGCGTACCCTGCCTGCGGACGGCGACGCTCGGCTTGCGGCCACATGACGATCAAGCCGCCGATCATCATCAGGAATCCCGACGTCCACACCCACATCACGAGCGGATTGAACGTGATGCGCATCTCCGCCGTGTTGGCGTCTGGCACCTGCGTGAGGACGACGTACACGTCCTGCCGCGGCCGCGACTTGAGACCGATCTCGGTGATCTCGTTGAAGAGATCGTTCCCCATCGCATCCTTGTACTGGCGCTTCTCGGCGGTGATGAGGCCGACGCGCCGGCCATCGCGGAAGGCGTCGAGCGTCGCGGCCTTCACGGAGCGATCGCGCCGGTCGGAGGTCGACACGCCCTGGCTCACGAACTTCCAGGTGTGGCCGTACGGATCCTTCGTCTGGTACGACTCGCCCGTCCTGATCGTGATGTCCGATTCCTTCTTGAACGCCATGCCGGCGAACGCCGCGAACAGCATCACGATGCCGGCGTGGACGATGTACCCGCCATAGCGCCGGCGGTTCCGGCCCACGAGATGTATGAACGCTGTAATGAGCGATTCCTCATGAATCGCCTGGCGGGCGCGCATCCCTTTGTAGAATTCCTGCACGATCGTCCCCGCGACGAACCCGCACAGCGTGTACGCCACCAGCACGTACCCGTTGCGCATGCCGAGCGCGAAGAGCACCACGCCGACGACGAGGCCGGCGATGGCCGGCGACGCGAACTGCCGTTTGAGGTTCGACACGGACGCGCGGCGCCACGCGATCAGCGGTCCAACGCCCGTCAGCGCCAGCAACAGCAGCCCGAGCGGCACGTTCACCGTATTGAAGAACGGCGGGCCGACCGTGATCTTCTCGTTCTTGACCCACTCCGAGATGATCGGGAACACCGTGCCCCACAGGACGGCGAACGCGATGCCGCACAAGAGCAGGTTGTTGTAGAGGAACGCCGCCTCGCGACTCACCATGCTCTCGAGCTCGGCCTTCGCCTCGAGGTTCGGCAATCGCGTGGCGACGAGATAGATCGTGACGCCCGTCGAGAGGAAGAAGAAGAACGCGAACCACGTCCCAACCGGCGACTGCGAGAACGAATGCACGCTCTCGATGACGCCCGAGCGCGTGATGAACGTGCCGAAGATCGAGAGCAGGAAGCTCACGACCACGAGCACGACGTTCCACTTCCGCAACATCCCGCGCTTTTCCTGAATCATGATCGAATGCAGGAACGCGGTGTTCGTCAGCCACGGCAGGAACGATGCGTTCTCCACCGGATCCCACGCCCAGTAGCCGCCCCAACCCAACTCGACATACGCCCACCACATGCCGAGCATGATGCCGACCGTGAGGAAGAACCACGAGAGCAGCGTCCAGCGCCGCACCACACTCAGCCACTCGGCGTCCAGCCGGCGCGTGAACAGCGCCGCGATCGCGAACGCGAACGGAATCGCCGTCGCGACGTAGCCCAGATACAGGTTGGGCGGATGGATCGCCATACCTGGATTCTGAAGCTGCGGATTCATTCCATTTCCGTCGAGCGGCGTGAAGTCGAGCCGCGCGAACGGGTTGGCCTTGAACGCGTCCGTGGCGATGAAGAAGACGAGGATCGCGGCCAGCGTGCCTGTCGCGTACGGAATCAGCTCGCGATTCGACTTGCGGCTCGTCGCGATGGCGATCGTCGCGTACATCGACAGGATGAGCGCCCAGAAGAGGAGCGAGCCGGCCTGGCCGCTCCAGAACGCCGTGAAGATGTACACGCTCGGCATCGTCGAGCTGATCTTGCTCGCGACGTACTCGATCGAAAAATCCTTCGTCAGCAGCGCGGTCCACAGACCGATCGACGCCAGGAGCACCATCGCGAACGTCGCGTACAATCCGCGCACGCCGCTTTCCACCAGCTCGTCGCGCCGCAAGCGAGCCCCCGCAAACGACGCCGTCATCGACCAGGCCGCCATCAACAACGCGACCCACAGCGACAACTCACCAATGATGACCGTCACGCGCGGCTGCCCGCCTTGTATCCCGGTGTCTGTTTGTACTTGTTGTATTTGTTCGCGTCCGGCGCGTTTTCATAACGCGAGGCACACTTCGCCAATAGCTCGGTCGCGTGAAAAGTTCCGTCCTGGCCCATGCGGCCGCCGATCACGACGTCCACGCTGTCGGCGAACGTGTCGGGCGCGATGCCGCGATACACGACCGGGAACGTATACGCGCCATCCGTCACCTTGAACGCGTACTCCTTTCCACTCGGCGCCTTCTGAATGGTGCCCGGCACGACGCGCGCGCCGACTTTGACGCCGACGTCGGTGAAGCGGGGGTCCTTCAGCTTGGTCGAGAGCTCGGTCGGCGTGAGATAGTACTGCCCGGTCTCGCGGATC
The Gemmatimonadaceae bacterium DNA segment above includes these coding regions:
- a CDS encoding heme lyase CcmF/NrfE family subunit, coding for MTVIIGELSLWVALLMAAWSMTASFAGARLRRDELVESGVRGLYATFAMVLLASIGLWTALLTKDFSIEYVASKISSTMPSVYIFTAFWSGQAGSLLFWALILSMYATIAIATSRKSNRELIPYATGTLAAILVFFIATDAFKANPFARLDFTPLDGNGMNPQLQNPGMAIHPPNLYLGYVATAIPFAFAIAALFTRRLDAEWLSVVRRWTLLSWFFLTVGIMLGMWWAYVELGWGGYWAWDPVENASFLPWLTNTAFLHSIMIQEKRGMLRKWNVVLVVVSFLLSIFGTFITRSGVIESVHSFSQSPVGTWFAFFFFLSTGVTIYLVATRLPNLEAKAELESMVSREAAFLYNNLLLCGIAFAVLWGTVFPIISEWVKNEKITVGPPFFNTVNVPLGLLLLALTGVGPLIAWRRASVSNLKRQFASPAIAGLVVGVVLFALGMRNGYVLVAYTLCGFVAGTIVQEFYKGMRARQAIHEESLITAFIHLVGRNRRRYGGYIVHAGIVMLFAAFAGMAFKKESDITIRTGESYQTKDPYGHTWKFVSQGVSTSDRRDRSVKAATLDAFRDGRRVGLITAEKRQYKDAMGNDLFNEITEIGLKSRPRQDVYVVLTQVPDANTAEMRITFNPLVMWVWTSGFLMMIGGLIVMWPQAERRRPQAGYAAVMPAHGAVTAASEMPVGV
- a CDS encoding cytochrome c-type biogenesis protein CcmH produces the protein MTTRRQFLERVAGSAAALFAGAGVSAQTPAQRGMIHDTMVMKDTTNLFAMDQNAARSVRLPPKPNAVPVLSDDERDDLEHRIHCQCGCTLDVFTCRTTDFTCQVSPAMHADIVELVRGGYGAQEIIDAFVNTYGQRALMAPKKSGFNLLAWITPGIGVIVAGSILAMLLRRMGRRAASHAPQSRPVALDVDATPDELARLEAAVRGDDDA
- a CDS encoding zinc ribbon domain-containing protein, which produces MIALVLGTLLAVSALAFVLFPVFFGVSRRPVPTRFTPRLNEGDSAVAALREIEFDRATGKLSDTDYAELKSRYTREAIEAMRRKPVVAGAPSDEEIEEAVRAYRESHGACPVHGARPESDALFCSDCGRYLHDRCADCGAPVVEQDARYCVNCGNRLAA
- a CDS encoding cytochrome c maturation protein CcmE; the encoded protein is MKPRSKFLLGGALVVGVAGYLMASSIRETGQYYLTPTELSTKLKDPRFTDVGVKVGARVVPGTIQKAPSGKEYAFKVTDGAYTFPVVYRGIAPDTFADSVDVVIGGRMGQDGTFHATELLAKCASRYENAPDANKYNKYKQTPGYKAGSRA